A genomic window from Sorex araneus isolate mSorAra2 chromosome 2, mSorAra2.pri, whole genome shotgun sequence includes:
- the RNF187 gene encoding LOW QUALITY PROTEIN: E3 ubiquitin-protein ligase RNF187 (The sequence of the model RefSeq protein was modified relative to this genomic sequence to represent the inferred CDS: inserted 4 bases in 3 codons): protein GVPPPPGRCDRVLRGPAAALALPARPAPAACALCQREPRAPVRADCGHRSCRACALRGWXRDDGPFPCPACAGRGWQRAVGPGRPPLSRRLLALEGAAAAPTRDDAACEAGAGPLTGPSPXDHRGSVEVVREDPKDARDMHGQAESAAAVWKGHVMERRKKALAGYRRLRAPFAEAEQRFLREAAHDDGVRGPPXPRRRFRSLLQAASELERRHRSLGLGMLLQVGRAPALPQADGRARAGGGG from the exons GGGGTCCCGCCGCCGCCCGGACGGTGTGACCGTGTCCTCCGGGGTCCCGCCGCCGCCCTggcgctgcccgcccgccccgccccggccgcctgCGCCCTGTGCCAGCGAGAGCCTCGTGCGCCCGTGCGCGCCGACTGCGGCCACCGCTCCTGCCGGGCGTGCGCGCTGCGCGGGT CGCGGGACGACGGACCCTTCCCGTGCCCCGCGTGCGCCGGCCGCGGCTGGCAGCGCGCCGTGGGGCCCGGCCGGCCGCCGCTCAGCCGCCGCCTGCTGGCGCTCGAGGGGGCGGCCGCGGCGCCCACGCGCGACGACGCGGCCTGCGAGGCGGGTGCGGGCCCTCTGACCGGCCCCTCTC AGGACCACAGGGGCTCGGTGGAGGTCGTGCGCGAGGACCCGAAGGACGCGCGGGACATGCACGGCCAGGCCGAGTCCGCCGCcgccgtgtggaag GGCCACGTGATGGAGCGGAGGAAGAAGGCGCTGGCCGGCTACCGGAGGCTGCGGGCGCCCTTCGCCGAGGCGGAACAGCGTTTCCTGCGGGAGGCGGCCCACGACGACGGGGTCCGGGGCCCACC ACCCCGGCGGCGCTTCCGCTCCCTGCTGCAGGCCGCGTCCGAGCTGGAGAGGCGCCACCGCAGCCTGGGCCTGGGCATGCTGCTGCAGGTGGGCCGCGCCCCCGCTCTGCCGCAGGCCGACGGGAGGGCGAGGGCGGGAGGAGGCGGCTGA
- the LOC101555906 gene encoding histone H2B type 3-B: MPDPSRSAPAPKKGSKKAISKAQKKDGRKRKRGRKESYSIYVYKVLKQVHPDTGISSKAMGIMNSFVNDIFERIAGEASRLAHYNKRSTITSREVQTAVRLLLPGELAKHAVSEGTKAVTKYTSSK; encoded by the coding sequence ATGCCCGACCCGTCGCGCTCGGCGCCCGCGCCCAAGAAGGGCTCCAAGAAGGCCATCAGCAAGGCGCAGAAGAAGGACGGCCGCAAGCGCAAGCGCGGCCGCAAGGAGAGCTACTCCATCTACGTGTACAAGGTGCTCAAGCAGGTGCACCCCGACACGGGCATCTCGTCCAAGGCCATGGGCATCATGAACTCCTTCGTCAACGACATCTTCGAGCGCATCGCGGGCGAGGCGTCCCGCCTGGCGCACTACAACAAGCGCTCGACCATCACCTCGCGGGAGGTGCAGACGGCCGTGCGCCTGCTGCTGCCCGGCGAGCTGGCCAAGCACGCCGTGTCCGAGGGCACCAAGGCCGTCACCAAGTACACCAGCTCCAAGTGA